Proteins from a single region of Neomonachus schauinslandi chromosome 10, ASM220157v2, whole genome shotgun sequence:
- the TCEA2 gene encoding transcription elongation factor A protein 2 isoform X1, translated as MMGKEEEIARIARRLDKMVTKKSAEGAMDLLRELKAMPVTLHLLQSTRVGMSVNALRKQSSDEEVIALAKSLIKSWKKLLDASDAKAREQRRGGPLPTSSSKEAPEAKDPRCRKRPELPRMPSAPRITTFPPVPVTCDAVRSKCREMLTAALQTDHDHMAVGADCEGLSAQIEECIFRDVGNTDMKYKNRVRSRISNLKDAKNPDLRRNVLCGAITPQQIAVMTSEEMASDELKEIRKAMTKEAIREHQMARTGGTQTDLFTCGKCRRKNCTYTQVQTRSSDEPMTTFVVCNECGNRWKFC; from the exons GAGGGAGCCATGGACCTGCTGCGGGAGCTGAAGGCCATGCCTGTCACGCTGCACCTGCTGCAG TCTACGCGGGTCGGCATGTCTGTCAACGCCCTGCGGAAGCAGAGCTCCGATGAGGAGGTCATCGCGCTGGCCAAGTCTCTCATCAAGTCCTGGAAGAAGCTCCTGG ATGCTTCAGATGCCAAAgccagggagcagaggaggggcggGCCTCTGCCCACATCGTCCTCGAAGGAGGCCCCCGAGGCCAAGGATCCCAGGTG CCGCAAGAGGCCAGAGCTGCCCAGGATGCCATCGGCCCCAAGGATCACCACGTTTCCCCCGGTGCCGGTCACCTGCGATGCTGTGCGTAGCAAGTGCCGCGAGATGCTGACCGCCGCCCTGCAGACAGACC ATGATCACATGGCCGTTGGTGCAGACTGCGAGGGCCTGTCGGCCCAGATTGAGGAAT GCATCTTCCGGGACGTGGGGAACACGGACATGAAGTATAAAAACCGTGTGAGGAGCCGCATCTCCAACCTCAAGGACGCTAAGAACCCTGACCTGCGACGGAACGTACTGTGTGGCGCCATAACACCCCAGCAGATCGCTGTGATGACATCGGAG GAGATGGCCAGTGATGAGCTGAAGGAGATCCGGAAGGCAATGACCAAGGAGGCCATCCGAGAGCACCAGATGGCTCGCACGGGGGGCACACAGACGGACCTGTTCACCTGCGGGAAATGCAGGAGGAAGAACTGCACCTACACGCAG GTGCAGACCCGCAGCTCTGATGAGCCCATGACCACCTTTGTCGTCTGCAATGAGTGTGGAAATCGCTGGAAG TTCTGCTGA
- the RGS19 gene encoding regulator of G-protein signaling 19 isoform X2: protein MHVGPEEADQPPSMSSHDAAPPAAPSRNPCCLCWCCCCSCSWNEERRRAWRVSRENKLQPLPSCEACATPSPEEVRSWAQSFDKLMHSPAGRSVFREFLRTEYSEENMLFWLACEELKAEANQHVVDEKARLIYEDYVSILSPKEVSLDSRVREGINKKMQEPSAHTFDDAQLQIYTLMHRDSYPRFLSSPTYRALLLRGSSQSSNEA, encoded by the exons ATG CACGTAGGGCCAGAGGAGGCAGACCAGCCCCCCTCGATGTCCAGTCATGACGCGGCCCCCCCGGCTGCCCCCAGCCGCaacccctgctgcttgtgctggTGCTGCTGTTGCAGCTGTTCCTG GAATGAAGAGCGGCGGCGAGCATGGCGGGTCTCCCGGGAGAACAAGCTGCAGCCTCTCCCCAGTTGTGAGGCATG CGCCACGCCAAGCCCTGAGGAGGTGCGGAGTTGGGCGCAGTCCTTCGACAAGCTGATGCACAGCCCGGCGGGACGAAGCGTGTTCCGGGAGTTCCTGCGCACGGAGTACAGCGAGGAGAACATGCTCTTCTGGCTGGCCTGTGAGGAGCTCAAGGCTGAGGCCAACCAGCACGTGGTGGACGAGAAGGCCAGGCTCATCTATGAGGACTACGTGTCCATCCTGTCCCCCAAGGAG GTGAGCCTGGACTCCCGAGTGCGGGAAGGCATCAACAAGAAGATGCAGGAGCCGTCCGCACACACATTCGACGACGCACAGCTGCAGATCTACACACTCATGCACCGGGACTCCTACCCCCGCTTCCTCAGCTCCCCCACCTACCGTGCCCTGCTGCTCCGGGGGAGCTCCCAGTCCTCCAACGAGGCCTAG
- the TCEA2 gene encoding transcription elongation factor A protein 2 isoform X2 — translation MMGKEEEIARIARRLDKMVTKKSAEGAMDLLRELKAMPVTLHLLQSTRVGMSVNALRKQSSDEEVIALAKSLIKSWKKLLDASDAKAREQRRGGPLPTSSSKEAPEAKDPSRKRPELPRMPSAPRITTFPPVPVTCDAVRSKCREMLTAALQTDHDHMAVGADCEGLSAQIEECIFRDVGNTDMKYKNRVRSRISNLKDAKNPDLRRNVLCGAITPQQIAVMTSEEMASDELKEIRKAMTKEAIREHQMARTGGTQTDLFTCGKCRRKNCTYTQVQTRSSDEPMTTFVVCNECGNRWKFC, via the exons GAGGGAGCCATGGACCTGCTGCGGGAGCTGAAGGCCATGCCTGTCACGCTGCACCTGCTGCAG TCTACGCGGGTCGGCATGTCTGTCAACGCCCTGCGGAAGCAGAGCTCCGATGAGGAGGTCATCGCGCTGGCCAAGTCTCTCATCAAGTCCTGGAAGAAGCTCCTGG ATGCTTCAGATGCCAAAgccagggagcagaggaggggcggGCCTCTGCCCACATCGTCCTCGAAGGAGGCCCCCGAGGCCAAGGATCCCAG CCGCAAGAGGCCAGAGCTGCCCAGGATGCCATCGGCCCCAAGGATCACCACGTTTCCCCCGGTGCCGGTCACCTGCGATGCTGTGCGTAGCAAGTGCCGCGAGATGCTGACCGCCGCCCTGCAGACAGACC ATGATCACATGGCCGTTGGTGCAGACTGCGAGGGCCTGTCGGCCCAGATTGAGGAAT GCATCTTCCGGGACGTGGGGAACACGGACATGAAGTATAAAAACCGTGTGAGGAGCCGCATCTCCAACCTCAAGGACGCTAAGAACCCTGACCTGCGACGGAACGTACTGTGTGGCGCCATAACACCCCAGCAGATCGCTGTGATGACATCGGAG GAGATGGCCAGTGATGAGCTGAAGGAGATCCGGAAGGCAATGACCAAGGAGGCCATCCGAGAGCACCAGATGGCTCGCACGGGGGGCACACAGACGGACCTGTTCACCTGCGGGAAATGCAGGAGGAAGAACTGCACCTACACGCAG GTGCAGACCCGCAGCTCTGATGAGCCCATGACCACCTTTGTCGTCTGCAATGAGTGTGGAAATCGCTGGAAG TTCTGCTGA
- the RGS19 gene encoding regulator of G-protein signaling 19 isoform X1 produces MPTPHETEKQHVGPEEADQPPSMSSHDAAPPAAPSRNPCCLCWCCCCSCSWNEERRRAWRVSRENKLQPLPSCEACATPSPEEVRSWAQSFDKLMHSPAGRSVFREFLRTEYSEENMLFWLACEELKAEANQHVVDEKARLIYEDYVSILSPKEVSLDSRVREGINKKMQEPSAHTFDDAQLQIYTLMHRDSYPRFLSSPTYRALLLRGSSQSSNEA; encoded by the exons atGCCCACCCCGCATGAGACTGAGAAGCAG CACGTAGGGCCAGAGGAGGCAGACCAGCCCCCCTCGATGTCCAGTCATGACGCGGCCCCCCCGGCTGCCCCCAGCCGCaacccctgctgcttgtgctggTGCTGCTGTTGCAGCTGTTCCTG GAATGAAGAGCGGCGGCGAGCATGGCGGGTCTCCCGGGAGAACAAGCTGCAGCCTCTCCCCAGTTGTGAGGCATG CGCCACGCCAAGCCCTGAGGAGGTGCGGAGTTGGGCGCAGTCCTTCGACAAGCTGATGCACAGCCCGGCGGGACGAAGCGTGTTCCGGGAGTTCCTGCGCACGGAGTACAGCGAGGAGAACATGCTCTTCTGGCTGGCCTGTGAGGAGCTCAAGGCTGAGGCCAACCAGCACGTGGTGGACGAGAAGGCCAGGCTCATCTATGAGGACTACGTGTCCATCCTGTCCCCCAAGGAG GTGAGCCTGGACTCCCGAGTGCGGGAAGGCATCAACAAGAAGATGCAGGAGCCGTCCGCACACACATTCGACGACGCACAGCTGCAGATCTACACACTCATGCACCGGGACTCCTACCCCCGCTTCCTCAGCTCCCCCACCTACCGTGCCCTGCTGCTCCGGGGGAGCTCCCAGTCCTCCAACGAGGCCTAG
- the LKAAEAR1 gene encoding protein LKAAEAR1, giving the protein MQSPAVKEAGRRGPRERTGKGSREERAKGPPAAEPPKPGWALSLEGLAAMRPPQRHRHLLFGDLLEDVGVAASIFPRESVELGYHMPDPRAWTQSLELPAVRQDMLLGVLKAAEARGRIRALRLRYIRMRAEEISLLILQQKSARAAIRLELFLPPQLKPTRIPDPLDRQERRRVETILEEKVDGSIFPR; this is encoded by the exons ATGCAATCGCCAGCGGTGAAGGAGGCTGGGCGCAGGGGCCCGCGGGAGCGAACAGGAAAGGGGTCCCGTGAGGAGCGCGCCAAGGGGCCGCCCGCGGCGGAGCCCCCCAAGCCGGGTTGGGCCCTATCGCTGGAAGGCCTGGCGGCCATGCGCCCCCCGCAGCGTCACCGCCACCTGCTCTTCGGGGACCTGCTTGAGGACGTGGGCGTGGCCGCCTCCATCTTCCCCCGTGAGTCAGTGGAGCTGGGGTACCATATGCCCGACCCGCGCGCGTGGACGCAGTCACTCGAGCTGCCCGCAGTGCGCCAGGACATGCTCCTCGGCGTCCTCAAGGCAGCGGAGGCCCGAGGACGAATCCGTGCCCTGCGGCTGCGCTACATCCGCATGCGG GCGGAGGAGATCTCGCTCCTCATCCTGCAGCAGAAGTCCGCGCGCGCCGCCATCCGGCTGGAGCTGTTCCTGCCGCCGCAGCTGAAGCCAACGCGGATCCCAGACCCCCTGGACCGTCAAGAG AGGAGGCGCGTGGAGACCATTCTAGAGGAGAAAGTTGATGGCAGCATCTTCCCACGTTGA